GGGTCATTGATTGTTTCACTCTCTTCAGCTTTAGTTTCTAAacagttattttgtttctgtgGACCTTTATCCTTATCCTTTTTATAGTACAGACATGGAAGAATTTAGAAAACAATCTAAgtaagctttttttttatttaagttataattatacactgttattcaaaagtattttaatcttGGCTATTAGTCCTCGTAGATTAATGCTTTCGTTTGTGGTACGGACATTGCTTAGGCTGAAATAAACAGCAATACGTTAATAACATTACTTATACTACCTCAGACAAGCTCGTAAGAATTTATGGCCAAgagtttattttgaatgaaacatttaattcTACAAAATACCTACAGCTACTAAGAATATaagcaaagaaaaaaataacaattaataaattaagagcaataaaaattgttatctaACTTAAAAGCGCCCAATTGAAATGTCTACTTTAGTTGTAAATATTCTCAATggacataaaatttacaaaatatttttaggtcaACTAGAAAACTTGGTAATTtggtatattttcaatattaattaattaaagtatatatacaaattttataaattctaacaTCGTTATCAGTTTATCATTGCATTGAGCAGGTGTTCCGAAAAGATTagggaattatattattatcatgacTAATCAGAAATTTTCTTAAAGGTCTTTATATAGATCTACTTATAACGAATAGATTTTGTAAAAGGAGTTTGTAtttgtctataaaatatagtaggTATCCCAGATACTTAAGTGCTAACGTATGTCGCCTATGAATTTTTATGTCAAGATCGACTAAGTGTGTGACTATAAATGCTTGAAATAATACTTTAGTGTTAGGAGACACGCTAGAATTCTTTCACGATAACATTCATGACGCCCTAACACTTTAGGAATAAAAAgtctaaacaaacaaaactagTATATAATAGTAGCTatagcatattattttaaacatataaatgtgtGTATAGTTTTAGCAAAAAATTGGAGATAAACAGTAAGAAGTATGAGAGATAGGTACTtttttacacataaaaatgaaaagctttaattaaatatttatgatagatataatatgtaacaatTGAGTTCACTGTAAAGTAaagttaaataacttaaattaatggAAGCGTTACAGCGTACGTCGGATATTCGATagcaaatattgtaaatttatcaaGAAGCGTaggtacaattttaaaatattccttttttcacaaacaaatacatttaagaataattgttattatctcTACAACGGCGTGGATTTTCATGTaaacttaaatacaaatttataaaagcacTGCTATTGTGACCAAAatcttaactaaaatataaaaaaaattgttagtaatttaaaatgaggTAGTAATTAGATACACCTTTACTATAAAACTTACTGATACAAACGACGTTAAAATCCTAAActgtaatcattattatagtaaattagaaatattcaCTCAGGCtagtcaataaaattttaaaatttctatccACAACAACGTATGTCTCATCCAACTTACTGTAAAACTCTGCTCGTCTTCCTCTTGTTGTTCCTTTTCTTTACCGCGCTTTCCCCCACGCATGCGTGATGCAGCCTTCGGGCGTTGGACGCGAAGATTTATCCAATCTGGAAATCTGCTGTCCGGAGGCTCCTTCGCGAGTTCCTCGGCTAAATGAGCGTTCCATATTTATCACATGCTATACCGTGTGAAGTAGGTTACGTTTTGCGTGCGTACACAAAAATGATTGAACTCGTTTATTGGCAAACCatagcaaaaaatatactacattGTGGCACGTCATATGTTAAGGAACACGGACGTATTTACTCGGATTGATAAATACGGAAGAAAAGTTTTACGACAACAATGCAACAGAAGATTGAGATTTCATTCCTATAAACATGCGatcgttttgaaatttaacttCATAATGTTACGTTTTACTTATGGATATAACATTTAACCATCTTGATAAATGCAAACTCTTACCAACTTTTCTGGTTATTTTTCTCGGTAAATCCCAAGTCCCAGTGAAGTGTCCGAAACATCTAGATGATCCTCGAGGTGCACCGGGTAAGAAATGTCCGTTGAGGTCACAAATGGGTTTAGGGTTAGGTCTCATTTCCATAGGGCGTGCCCGTGTTGGCGCCCAACGTGGGACCTGCCAGTTTCCTAATCGTTTCGGAGTTGACTCTTTATTAAACTGTGGACACAAATATAGAATGAATAGAAAAcgtgagataaaaaaaaatatacgaaaaattttgttaagaacCCACACGTAGctgcattaaataaaagaatttatgaagttttttataattacaaagaaTCTATTTAGAGTACATAcattcaagtttttttttaattaataatctcGTAACGACCAATACTTAAGCACActcagaaaaattaatttattaccttaTTAAGAAATCAGGAGAGTTATCCCacgaacaattttttttttttaataaaacttgttaatattttcttctaacACTATAAGAGTTCACTTGGCAAtggtaataatttcattatttggcAAACAAATaagcattaatatatttttttaattaacaaatcttATATAGCATAAGTATTGCATAAGATTTGTTACACTAATTGTAAGGTGTATCTAATACAGTtcgtagtttttaaatcaatagtgACTTTTACTCTCAGGTGGGTTaaagtatagaaataaaaaaaaaatacacacataatgcataaataatttatgatacattttaaaatttgtagttgagaataataaacttttgatTGCGCTGAAGGGTAGCACGCGACTGCGGCGTGACGCACGTGCCGAAAACatctaaattaaactttaatcaTCTATACAGTCGCCAAATGCGTCACCGTACTGCGctgtaaattatgaatttaaccatgatttcttaatacatttttattacatgccatataatcttatatacaataaatattttatttatactcaaGACGCAACAACAAGAAGTATATAACAAGTATATTACAAGCTGGTTATATGCTATTGCCatcctattaaaaaaaaaagaggtaAATTAGGCAGGTGTCAATGcaaactttgtttaaaaaggCGTCATAATTATCATCCGTTCAGATAACACGGGGacgcaaattattatttaccccATACGTCACTGGTGATTTGACAAATATAAATGGTGCCATAATTTAGAATTACCGCTCGCACCCTTTATCAAATagatgaataatattagtatgtaattcaaataatggCTTAGATgtgagatttaatttttttagccGTTTTTAGAAAGAAGGATTCTTAAGATTTTCGTATTAGTTTTGTAAGTAACGGATCACCGTTTTGTTCACGTTTATTGATAGTATCTTCAAAATTacctgtttattttaatttacacataCTTTAAAAGATTGAGAAcgcactttttatatttaatattcactgATGAGGTAAAAGAACATGataaatacttaacaattATGCAGTAACTTCAAGCAAAGTGATAAGTTACTAATGTATAGATTTATACCAAtaccatttattatattcatacatttcaCAATTAtcctattacaataatttaagtttatagggttttatcaaacaataaaGTGTGTTACTAAAGGCTTTGAAAGCCTAGTAAACTGTTGTAGTCaagtttattcattatttctaatattaggTTCAAAGTTGAACCTTGAACCTAACGAGACTTAATTACCTAAAAGGCTTCTATCCAAAGCTATTTATACTAGACACCAATTTGCTTTTGCGGTGACATTTTGTCGATTAGGGTTGCACTGTAGAATTTAGAACTGTACATCTTTTTATCTGTacctactttatttaatactttttgttatctgtgatgatataaaaattggaaataactttatttgtcTTTACTACTGAATCTGTCAGCCggtttacattaaatttgttatggATGTAGACAGTTTGAGAGAATATGATACATTTTCCACGATACTGGAAGTGTACATAAACCGCgagcatttaattttaaacggaTTATTCACTATTTTCTGTTCCTATACGTTTGTTTcgactaattaaaaaaagttgccAAGCAAAATATCGATATGTGCAAATGATAACTTTTGAACAACAAttcgtgtatatttatagaaaagacttaaaggaatttataattacaaaatataataaatttaatatactcataaaaaatcaaagttcaaattttattgaaactaatttaatgTCGCAAAACCCAGCTGTATTTTATCTCAATCTTTAAGTCTATTTcgataagatataaataatgtaacgcAATAATTAATCTGTTTGATAGTGAAGTATTATCCTAGAAGTTTGATATTAacttagtattattattagtttctaATTTTCCCGAGTCACCTTTATGGCAATTAGATCTAAGAAACTGAATGCTTTAAGTAATAGTGACtcgttttgattaaatatttatggacttttgtataaaataattttaacaaaacgaTAAATCCTTATGAACTTATAGATGGTAATGTTTTGGAAAATGCGTGAATGTATGTtagtatgtttaaaatgttcaaaatgttccctcaaaaattttatcactatATTACTTCTTatgaatttttacattttcgtaTGTTTTTAAAGCTTAAAAGGAGCTCGTGCATGTTTATAGGTAGATAATataagttacaaataaaaacggaCGTGATAATAATgcgtttaaaataactatatgaacattattttataaaattatatatatatatatatagctcggttatattttagtaaatcccttactatatttatatcgattgaaatttttattctttccgTATTTTGCcagtgttaaaaataatattgacaatattattgttatgcaattttgtaatattgtcACATTATATCTATTCGCAAAACTATATGTTCGACTCGATTCTTTTCGTTCAAGTATTGTGTCCTTAATTGCACCACTTAGTACATAAGTATTGCTTAGTTAACATCATCTCTTGATCACAGTGAGAGATTATTTCGAGCTTACAAACAACAATACGAATAGTGTGAAAAAAGGAAgggatgattttattttgaggcaatattgttattatactatatataggCCTAAAGAAATGTCCTTTTCTAATAAACAACGGATATGAAACATATAGTTTCTTCACAGATTTCATCTATCAAACGCATTTGTTCATTTTACTCTCGAATAGTTTCATAGTAACTAATTCAGTTATGTCACCACATAATTTAtaggtataaattataaatcttgtAAGTCATGATCTAAACAGAAAATCGTTAAGGTTTTTCATTGATGTTAActgaatattaacaaaactaagatttATAAACTGAAGATAGAACTGTTAGTGTGTCAGTAGATGATGTGAACTCTTACTAAAGGTACATAGTTAAGCCTTGCGCATGTTTCCATTGTTCCATTTCCATTTCCACTTCATACTATGTGTTTCCCGTATCTCATTCAATAATCTACGTTAATAATATAGAGTGCAAAACTTACGAAGTTACTAACAATCCGTATGTAGTCTCTTTGTATAATACCTTATGTCAGAATGCAAACATAGACTAAGGATACTTTTACGGCTATACCTACCAACACTcgactatataaaatactttcctttttgttttatacacaTAGTTTTCTATACCCTCTAATAATCTAACAATAAACATTCCTCTTAATGCATTATAACTAttagacaaaacaaaaaaaatatttgtattttgctCTACAAAAGAATCTAAAAAAacgattacaaataaattatacctaTTAACTAAAGACCGCGGACAAACGTCAAACAAGGATTAACACAGTACACAAAGCAGTGAAAAATAGTCAGTCACCTCCGAAGAATCGCCCCCTATTCAATAACCTATTGTTGGCAACTGTAAGTCGCGTGCATGTAAATAAGAACtctataaacttaaaaatagaactgtttttcaataaaaaaaaatctcgtaATAGATCCAAATATGTTTGCCATGTAATTGGATGTATCTAACTTGGATTAAAGGAATTACAATTTGTTCGCAAATAAAAAACGCACTGCCAGAGACGACGGGGGCTCTTAATGGGCGTTGCAGGTGCAtggtgttaaaaaatatatgggatTAGGGAAGTTGGATCAACTAGCTCCCTGTAAATGGGGTGCGATTCAATTGACTAAATTCGCTATAACCATTATAGTTGTAAGTGGCGTGAAAGATTGGAAATAAGTTGTACTAGAGAACTCTTTAATGATGACTTGTTTATGATCTACTAAAAGAGAAACAATCAGTCGTGTTagtattttgtattcaaattttaattataagtgtaGAATAAATTCTgacttttcaaatatattatttttgaaataaatctatttcaaaTGTAAGTGAAATTACTCACAAGtgttcttatatattaaaaacatttttggtcTCTAGAGTTTAAAGTAGAAccacttttaatataacggCGAATTAACTAtaacttatacaaaataaatactttgagCCCTTGAGTTCAATATACATGATgatgtaaatgatttttaaaataggtaCTTACTTGACCGCTGTCGAAATTGTAAGCCATCCTGtactaatttttataaatatcttatatgaaaaataattgtaaaatcaCAGACGCGTAGATAAAAACGCAAAACTTGTCAAGATCTATgtaaatatgtcaaaaatagCAAAGAGGTAGCATATGTATTTCACGTGACAGTATGGAGGCTTTACAACCGGGAAATCGGGAAAACGTTATCGGCACAACTGAATCGTAACCATAGCAACTAGTTTAATTTCCTGGAACTACAAGCTCTGCCCCTTTGCTTAGCTCAGGTGTTAAATGCCTTATCATATACACTTATATTAGTAAAACGTTTTCAGGACATCTCAAACTTATAAAGTTAtactataaatttcaaatataaagaatgtATAGTAAATGGTTGTCATTGTATTGTGTAAACAGTATATTATACGcaatttttgtcatttttattacacgtCAGAAcacaaatagattaaaattttgctacCAACAATCTATTGCATAGATGAGGGAGAAT
The window above is part of the Danaus plexippus chromosome 7, MEX_DaPlex, whole genome shotgun sequence genome. Proteins encoded here:
- the LOC116770672 gene encoding protein Flattop homolog isoform X3, which translates into the protein MAYNFDSGQFNKESTPKRLGNWQVPRWAPTRARPMEMRPNPKPICDLNGHFLPGAPRGSSRCFGHFTGTWDLPRKITRKVAEELAKEPPDSRFPDWINLRVQRPKAASRMRGGKRGKEKEQQEEDEQSFTPKQCPYHKRKH
- the LOC116770672 gene encoding protein Flattop homolog isoform X1 — its product is MFSARASRRSRVLPFSAIKSLLFSTTNFKMYHKLFMHYFNKESTPKRLGNWQVPRWAPTRARPMEMRPNPKPICDLNGHFLPGAPRGSSRCFGHFTGTWDLPRKITRKVAEELAKEPPDSRFPDWINLRVQRPKAASRMRGGKRGKEKEQQEEDEQSFTPKQCPYHKRKH
- the LOC116770672 gene encoding protein Flattop isoform X2, yielding MCVFFFYFYTLTHLRFNKESTPKRLGNWQVPRWAPTRARPMEMRPNPKPICDLNGHFLPGAPRGSSRCFGHFTGTWDLPRKITRKVAEELAKEPPDSRFPDWINLRVQRPKAASRMRGGKRGKEKEQQEEDEQSFTPKQCPYHKRKH